Proteins from a single region of Terriglobia bacterium:
- a CDS encoding PQQ-binding-like beta-propeller repeat protein — translation MLALLAMASVPTPAQTTFHGDNARTGVYGAPGPRTFGGVKWAFKAGGPILTSPAVADGVVYIGSLDGHLYAVDQESGKEKWNFKSRMPIASSPAVAGGTLYFVSSAGALAAIDVATGMPRWVFATEFERKFEAKSLHGYLSPAQTIPDAWDVFTSSPAVADGKVYFGSGDGNVYAVDATTGVLQWKFATKDVVHASPAVANHTVFVGSWDSYLYAIDADTGQEKWAFKTGEDPAIHNQVGFQSSAAVVDGTVYVGCRDAHVYAVDAATGRKRWDYPTSKSWVVGTPAVRDGTVYVGTSDSARFMALDARTGRLRFNFEAKAYLFSSAALAGDLAYVGDHNGRLYAIDAKTGKLAWEFRTEASKADPLKVLNPDGSLNQESFAPVLGDFEDMYVDFYRFVSIGAIMSSPAVDRGTVYVGSMDGNLYALQ, via the coding sequence ATTCTCGCTCTGCTGGCCATGGCCTCGGTTCCCACGCCGGCTCAGACGACCTTTCACGGCGACAACGCCCGGACGGGGGTCTACGGCGCCCCCGGTCCGAGGACGTTCGGCGGCGTCAAGTGGGCCTTCAAGGCCGGCGGGCCGATCTTGACCTCGCCCGCCGTCGCCGACGGCGTCGTCTACATCGGCAGCCTGGACGGCCACCTCTACGCCGTCGACCAGGAGAGCGGCAAGGAGAAGTGGAACTTCAAGTCGCGAATGCCGATCGCCTCGTCGCCGGCGGTGGCGGGCGGCACGCTCTACTTCGTGTCGTCGGCCGGTGCTCTGGCCGCGATCGACGTCGCGACCGGAATGCCGCGGTGGGTCTTCGCCACGGAATTCGAGAGGAAGTTCGAGGCGAAGAGCCTTCACGGCTACCTCTCGCCGGCCCAGACCATCCCCGACGCGTGGGACGTCTTCACGTCGTCGCCGGCGGTCGCGGACGGCAAGGTCTACTTCGGCAGCGGCGACGGCAACGTCTACGCGGTCGACGCGACCACCGGCGTGCTCCAGTGGAAGTTCGCGACGAAGGACGTCGTGCACGCCTCCCCCGCGGTGGCCAACCACACGGTCTTCGTCGGCAGCTGGGACAGCTACCTCTACGCGATCGACGCGGACACCGGCCAGGAGAAGTGGGCGTTCAAGACGGGCGAGGATCCCGCCATCCACAACCAGGTGGGCTTCCAGTCGTCCGCGGCGGTGGTGGACGGCACGGTGTACGTGGGGTGCCGCGACGCCCACGTGTACGCGGTGGATGCCGCCACCGGGCGCAAGAGGTGGGACTATCCGACCAGCAAGTCGTGGGTCGTCGGCACCCCCGCGGTCCGCGACGGAACGGTGTACGTGGGGACCTCCGACAGCGCGCGCTTCATGGCGCTCGACGCGAGGACCGGCAGGCTGCGATTCAACTTCGAGGCGAAGGCGTACCTGTTCTCCTCGGCGGCTCTCGCGGGCGACCTGGCCTACGTCGGCGACCACAACGGCAGGCTGTACGCCATCGACGCGAAGACCGGGAAGCTGGCCTGGGAGTTCCGGACCGAGGCGTCGAAGGCGGACCCGCTCAAGGTGCTGAATCCCGACGGGAGCCTGAACCAGGAGTCGTTCGCGCCCGTCCTCGGCGATTTCGAGGACATGTACGTCGACTTCTATCGCTTCGTCTCCATCGGCGCGATCATGTCGTCGCCCGCCGTGGACCGCGGGACGGTCTACGTCGGCAGCATGGACGGGAACCTGTACGCGCTGCAGTGA